AAGGAAATGCTGACACTGACAGCGTCAGTCAACTATTATGGTCTTTCTTGACGCCATTTTTCAATCTCACTTTGTCTTCTTGGGAGCAACGAATGGTATCCTATGCCTACACGCCTACCTCAATGATTGGCTATATATTTGTGCATTCTTCCTCGGTTCTTCCAATCCTGCACACTCGGTCACTCAACTAAGTTGCACTACCCACGCATACGCTCGTATCATAATAAAGCTGCTGTCTCTTGTTGGTataccttctccttcttctccttctcccggcGATTGCCAGAAATGGTTCGAAATTACAGGTGGGTGTTGCAGTCTATATGCttgctcttttcttcttcttcttcttggattgTTGTCTTAGTTGGGAATATTCAGGCTGCTCGACGAAATGAGGCTGTGGGTGGTCGTCATATGGCTGTTTGTTTGTGCGGCGGCTCTTCCTGGCGGCGAGCAGCCGCTGTCGAGGATCGCAGTTGAGAGAACAACCCTCGCCATCGATGACTCGGTGCATGTAAAGGCGTCCCCGTTGGTTCTTGGGCTCAAGGTTAGCATGCCCCACTTCTCACCACTCTTGTTCAACAGTTCCACAGTGATGTGATGCCATCCTGCAGGGCGAGAACAGCGAGTGGGTAGAGGTGGAGTTCTTCCATCCAAATCCCTCCGATGACGACTGGATTGGTGTGTTTTCTCCTGCCAATTTCAGGTAATAATATCAGTATATCTGCGTGGAGGCAAATCTATTGTAACATGATCTCAATCCACCTAGGCTTTCAGAGATGCACCTGAGATCTTACGCGTTATTTGATTTGTTgtttcttttttgaaaaaaaaatagtgATGCGATATGCGAGCCTGAAAATGAGAGGCAGCAACCTCCAGTGCTATGCACAGCACCTATCAAGGTTGGCATTATTTTTCCTGTTCCATTTGGCTAATTGAGCTTCAGATATAGTTCTATGCCAGGATTCAGACTCTGGGATACTTCTGTTTCGAACATTAACCTTTTCCTTTCCTATCTTCATTGCAGTACCAATTTGCAAAGTTCAAGAATGATGGCTATAACAGGTCTGGGAAGGGAAACTTGAAGCTTCAGTTGATCAACCAGAGGGAAGACTTCTCTTTTGCACTATTTTCCGGTGGTCTGATGAAGGCAAGGCTATACTGTGTTACCTCAACTTCTCTGCATAATAACAACTCTGCTCTAACAAAAAAAATATACGTGTCATATTCCTGAGACTGAAAAATGTCCACTCCTGTAACAGCCCAAGCTGATTGCTGTCTCAAACATGGTCACCTTTGCAAACCCAAAGGCACCTGTCTACCCACGTTTGGCACAAGGGAAGTCTTGGGATGAAGTAAGCTTACCTATAAATTCACCATTGAGTGGACCGTTTTAAATTGTGTGTCTTTTTCACGAGAATATGCATCGTATTATTCATCTCAATTCAGCATTGAAACTAGCTATACAATAGTACTGTCTTCAGTTATCTAAGGTAACTGTACTAGTACTATTGTAGATGACAATCACCTGGACAAGTGGATACGATATAAAAGAAGCAGTTCCTTTTGTTGAATGGGGTGCGAAAGGCGGGTCTCAGTTTCTTTCCCCAGCCGGAACATTAACATTCAACAGAAATAGCATGTGCGGTATGTCACTATTTGCCTATTCTTCTTAAGAGATGAGATGATCGTAGTTCAGAATTTACACCGTCAACATAACTGAGAATCTGCTCATAGGTTTTCTTAGgtcatttgtttttgttttgaatCAAACGCCTTACCTCTAATCTGCACATGTAGGAGCACCTGCTCGAACTGTTGGTTGGCGCCATCCGGGTTACATTCATACTAGTTTCTTGAAGGATCTGTGGCCAGACTCCAAGTGTGTTGTCTATCTTGTCTCTTTAACCTGTTTTGAAATTTTGATGCATCCAGCTACTAAGAAATGGTTACTTAAAAAATTTCAGGTATACCTACAGGCTTGGCCATAGGTTACCAAATGGTACCCACATCTGGAGCAAGTTATATAACTTTAAAGCATCACCTTATCCTGGGCAAGATTCCTTGCAACAAATTGTCATATTTGGAGATATGGGAAAGGTATATTATGTTTTCTTCCCATCTTGGTTTTATTTCATATTTTTCTTGTAACAACTAGACATTTTCCAGTTACGGTGATTCTCTTTCTGAATAAGAATTACATTGATTTTTTGTGCTCGCATTTTTTTCTTCAGGCAGAGGCAGATGGTTCTAATGAGTTCAATGACTTCCAACCTGGCTCACTGAACACTACTAACCAGATCATTAAAGACCTAGAAAACGTTGACATGGTGCTTCACATTGGGGACATTTGCTACGCCAATGGCTACTTGTCTCAGTGGGATCAGTTCACCTCACAGATTGAACCAATTGCATCAACTGTACCATACATGATTGGCAGGTTAGTTTAGTATATCATTTCAGAACTTCCTCTGTTCTCAAAATGTATTACTGTTTCATAAATACAAGAATGGGCATTTCTGCAGTGGTAACCATGAAAGAGACTGGCCCGGGACTGGATCTTTCTATGGGAATCTTGACTCAGGTGGAGAATGTGGTGTTCCTGCGCAAACTGTATTCTATACTCCTGCTGAGAACCGTGCAAAATTCTGGTAAATGCTGTGACTCAGTGAGGCCATAACTCTTCCTTTTAAGATGTACAGTACAATCCTTGAAATTTACTGACAGACAGCTATCCTTCTTCAGGTATGCGACAGATTATGGCATGTTCAGGTTCTGCATTGCTAACACAGAAGAAGATTGGAGGCCAGGGACCGAGCAGTACAAGTTCATTGAGCAATGCCTGTCATCCGTCGACAGGCAGAAGCAGCCCTGGCTCATCTTTCTGGCGCACCGTGTTCTTGGGTACTCATCCTGCACTTACTATGAGACAGAGGGCACTTTCGAGGAACCGATGGGACGAGAAGCGCTGCAGGAGCTCTGGCAGAAGTACAAGGTTGATCTCGCCTTCTACGGTCATGTCCATAACTATGAAAGGACATGTCCAGTCTATCAGGTATGTACCTGGTTAGCATTTGCACCAGACTGAAGTTTTCTGTAGAATATTGCAtttgcacttgcttcagatgacaaGTCCCAGTAAGTACTATTACTAGTATTGCTACTGTAAATATTATGGTTTACAGGCATAAAGCTTACATATCCTGTTACAATATATTTTTAGGAGATAAGTCTGTTACAATCTTATATATCCTGTTACAATCTTTAATTGGTTGCAGAGCCAATGCGTCGTTGATGCATCGGATCATTACAGTGGCCCGTTCAAGGCAACAACACATGTGGTTGTTGGTGGTGCTGGCGCTAGCATTGCAGATTCAGCATTTACCACATCAAATATCCAGTGGAGTCACTTCAGGGACTTTGACTTTGGGTTCGTCAAGCTCACGGCCTTCAACCATTCATCCTTGCTGTTCGAGTACAAGAAAAGCCGTGATGGCAATGTGTATGATCATTTCACAATCTCGCGGGATTACCGAGATGTCCTGGCTTGCTCCATCGACAACTGCCCAAGGACTACGCTGGCTTCCTGAAGCCCCAACACTTCCAAACGGGGAATCAGTTGATCTGCTAATGGTTGCTGGTTTGTGTGTGGCCCAATACAAGTGTCTAAGATATTTACGTATCTTAGAAACTTGTATTGGCTACCTGAAGCTCCAGTACATTCAGACGGGGGAATCAGTCGATGTGCTACTAGTTACTGGTGTGTATGTGGCCCAATACAAATCTGTAAGATATTTAAATATTCCAGTTCTGTATACGAAATAAAATAAACTACACGGTTCTtaagtttcagttctggatttccaACCTTCAAAATTCTAATTCGATACTTTGAGTTTTTAAGTTTAAAACCGGGATGCTGAATTCAAAATTTTAAATTTGTATAACTTACATTTTTCAAGTTTACATAATATAATACCATAATTTAAAAAATAAAGATTGAGTCATCAATTTTTAAAATATATATAATTTGGCACAAAATggtaaggggaccaataaacccggacggaggtagtaataaagaaAATAAGTATTCTTAGTTCGTCATGTTATTTTTCAGACAACTACCTGATGTTCCTGGTAATCAACCGCAGGTTAGTTTTAAGTCAGATTTCCTCTTTTGCTGGAAACCCCTGATAATAATTGGGTTAATCAACACGCAGTAAATATCAAATGCTTTTTAAAAGTTTCCATATTTTTTAAATGCTAACTCTAAGTTTAACATGTCATATATGAAATTTAATTAGAACAATGCGTAGATTTCTATTTAGGGTGCAACCTTAATCAATAGCGCATGATCTGTCTTTATTGCAAGCCGGATTGGAAATGAGCACCTTAGCAAAACCAAAATTGGAGATGAAAGAAACAATCTATAACCACGCAGAAAAAAGGTTGATTTCTTACCTTATGCCGAGAGAGAGACGTCTTAGGATTGAGAACATCCAAATATGTTGTGATTGTGTGAGCACTGAGGCCATCGTTGGCGATGGCGGGAAGGAGGATAAGTGCTAACACAGATGGGATGTCATGTATTGAAAGGAAAGACCTAGACCTATTAGGGTCTTGACTCATGGTTATTGGGTTAGAGGAGTGTGGTatttgtttctcccgttgcaatgtACGGGCTTTTTTGCTAGTATATATagactagtaagcatgcacgtgcattGCACGTCTGAAACAAAATAAGTTCACATGGTACAATATTAAAATAATATTTATCCAAAATTTTAGATCGCTACAAAATGTTGTCAAGTCACTCAAATTGTATTTCTAAAAGTGTGACATATTTGTGATCGAAGGCACATATCATAATCTATAATAAAAAACATATATTCTGAATCTAATTTTTATTTTAGCAATGTCCATATTGTCACGATGACTATCTCGTGCATACTGGCACATCGACTAAGACAAAAATAAGAAAACATTGGTGATATGAGGCAAAATGTAATATGTGACTATAGTAACTTATACAAAAGTTTAGATCCATATAGTGAGATGGAATGTCTCTGAATAGTTGGACTTCGTGGCGCGCTAGTATCCCTACACACATATTAAATCAGTCAACATTCATGTATTCATCATTGTCTCGTATGTTTTTTACTTGTCTCAACTTTAAACTAATAGGATAAAGATTAGACCTTTTCACCCATTCACTAATGTAAAATCAGAATTCTCTCAGTTATAATGACATTAGAGTAGTAATTTATTGgaattcaaaattaactaaaaaaatATGTCTCACTCTAGTAGAGCGACATCATCATCCATACTGATAAAAAAGCAAATTTCATCCAATAAGTCATCATTTGTTGGATTGAGAGACGTTGAAAGGGTAAATGATTGCGAGATGAGCTCAATTTCTGATGATGTATTTGATGTTTTGAGGTTCTCAAAGGGTCTATCCAAGAATCATACAATCCATGTGATTTGTGGCACCCTGAACGTCATCTTCCATGTCTCGATTTcttatatcatcatcatcatcattcaattCCGAGTCCGCTAAAGTGACAACTAATTTTGTTCTAAAATCTGTCATATAATCCTATTAAAATAATATCAGAGTTAAATAATGATACAACATAgaataaatataataataaacaaCGGAAAAATACTTGTAGAGTGTCAGACAAAATATCTCTTGTGAAGTATTCCATAAAATATACCATCCACATACCACAAGATGATCTGCATGATTAGTAAACTTAAATCTACTCAATTTTTTTTCATCAATTCTATTGATATTTGTATTAAAATACTTTTAAAATCATCAAATGATCATGACTGTAATAAGCTGTGATGAAAAAAAAATCTCACCCACGCAGGTGAATTGGACATGCCCTATAATAAATAATCGATGATAATTCTTTTTCGAAAATGTTAACGCCCAGACGTGTGGGCATTAGTCAACTcgtccacacgcctccatcaccgtccagtaacttCTGCACGAATGTTGGTATGAATTAGCTGATTTTGTGTCCACGTAGGACAACTcgcgtgtgtggtgtgtgagagaggtcgcccacacatccgttttaccacacggaggggccgatgtgtgggcgtttagcagttcgcccacacaccagtttttcaatcacgcacaagggctggtgtgtgggcatttgccatctcacCCACACACccgcctcctctcccacacccaagctgccagttgccatgcgttttgcagtgtacatggcaactgccctagtatgattgcaagcagatggcatctctctcttttttttacccgaacatgtcagttgccatatgttttgcatggtacatggcaaactgccctaacgtgcacgtaagcagatggaaaCTCTTTCTTTTtaaatggcaactgccctagcgtgcttgtgagcacatggcaactctctcttttacccgaacatgttttttgccatgccttcttttgtagcgctacatggcaactgcctagtgttagtaggtggcaactcctaaagttttgaaatcatggcaactgtagtagaCCAGACCACACATGACAACAGCTGTAGTTATCCAAAAAATGGCAATCTGGaactttgacctgagatggcaactgcagttgagcaaacatggcaactgtagttgtccgacatggcaaccgtagttcagcgacatggaaactgcacttaaacgaacatgacgagggtccggcccatggcaactgcggggcgcgcggtaaagtgtcacgtggggcgtgcgggaccatgaggtacgaggcctgacgtaccgggcGTATGTGTGTTATCTATTttgcccacacgcacgcgtgtaagagggaccgggagaaaaaaaagaggcgtGTGGGCGCTAATTGTTTTGCCCACACACAAACGTGTGAGCTGGTCCTCTTAGGCACCACACAAAACATGTGGGCAGATTTcttaacacccacacgtgtggcagttattgaCGCCCTTCTTTTTTGTATGGACAATGCCGCACCCACTCACAATCCCTCCCTGGTCACTGCCTAATAGAAGTATTATTAGTAAGAAGTAGTAGTATTAAAAAAACTCAGTCAGCTAAAAAAACTCAGTCAACCTTCCTCAGTCCCCTCACATTTCTTATCTTCCCCATTCTTCCTTCCTACCTCCTCCTCTGTTGCCACACGCTAGATCCCCCATCCACAGCCGGCACTCTCTGGTGGGCGCCCCTCCCATTCGTCACCATTGTCGGCGGACACATAGGCCCATGCTCTTCCCTGCCCCGCCCCTTCTTCATATCCGATCCCCGAAGTGCTCGAGGAGGCGCTCGAGctcggcatgcacgccggcgacacCGGGGCCCTCCCTCCTCCTGATGCACTCTCCGTCGCCGCCATGAGCGTCTCCACCTTCTCCCGCGCGCCGTGAATCCTCCCTCCCCCCTGCTCGAGACGCCATCAAGGTCCGGTTCCAACTCTTCTTCTCCCCTCGATCCGGATGCTCTGCTCTCCGACACCATCTTTTTGCTTGTTCGATTCAGTCTGGAGCAGGAGCAGCTGCTGCTCGCGACCTCTAGTTCCTTCTTTCCATGGATGTGCTGCTGCTCGGGGCCCTCCCTATGCTTCTCCTCGCTCGTACGGGTCCAGGTTAGTCTCTCCGACCCCGCCGCCTGCTCGTCCCCGTAAAATCGGTGCGTAGCCTCACTGTGTGCAATGTTCATCGCCTAGGGTTAGCTGCTCAGGGGACATGGTGTGTTCCGTGTGGCGCTGCCTTCGCGGCAGCCGCCGTTGTTGTGTCTCGTGTGTCGCGGCAGCCAATGGGTCGGGAAGGTCTGAGACTGGAGGTCCCTGCTCGCCAACTCACAGACGGTTGTTCTCCGACCAGTTAAAAATGAGTAAGCTTTCTTCCAAGCCTATGATTTTCCTTTCATCCTCTTAGTTGGTGCCTTTGTTGATGATGCAGCCCTGAATGGTTCAGATTTTTTGAAGGAGAAGGAGGTGCGAAAGGGGATGGGAGCAACAAGTCTGAATCGAAGAGTATGTTTTGATTCTGAGATGCATTGTACAGTATTTTTATTGTTCTAAGAAATCCATGTAGTTGTCTATGGAGCATTTCCTTGAAGTGATGGTTGGGTATATTTGTTTACTAATTCAAACTTCCAGATTACCTTAGTCGGCAACTCCAAATATTTCTTAGATGTCTTACCGCAAGCATTGTACTGCAAAAATATATATACTAAACCGGTTCATGATAGATCAACCAAATCTCGTTGATGCTCTCACCTATTAGGATATGTACATGAAAAGAAGGATATGCTAAATCTGCTTAGTCCCAACAAATAATCATTCAAATGCACCATTTTACGCTCTGGAAGCAGGAAGTGCAACTTCTTTAGTCTTTAGAATTAGAATGGATCAGGTGTACTCCAGATGTTTTCAGTTTTAAATAATTATGCACACAAGAGTGCATTGCGAAATAGCAATAAAAAGTTGGATTTTGACTGGTACCGAAAAGGATTAGACCTCCGTAGAAACAATTCGCTGCTGCTGACTCAGACAGAGTTGTGCTGCACCACGTTGATCTCGTCGTCATCGAAGTCGTTGATGGACATGCCCATATCTTGCCGCCTGCATGGCATGTGTAGTGACCATATGGACATGAAGCTGATCCTATTGCTCAAAGGATACATATTATCTTTATGTGTTTCCTGAACTGGTCGGATTAGCAGTGATGTTTGCATCTCCTCCCTCTTCCTACTCGACCACCACTTTCTTCTAGGAACTGATAGCATGTCCTGCCATGAGGAATTTGAAGCGGTCAGAAGACATAAGAGCCGGGTCCTAAACTATGTTAAGGCCATGCTGATGTGTAAGAGTTTGCGGGTGACATCCTCCATGGCAATCATATTCCCTCCAACATCCTTCAGGCCATGGCGACCAGGTGATGCTAACAGCTCAGTTGGATAAAGGTTCCTTATGTTTTGCGATTTAGTTGAGTTGGGTTACTCTATTGTGTGCCTCACGTCAGGGTTGAGTAGAGTTAATCTTGCCTATGCTAGTGCTAGCCTGCTGGATTTGGGTGATATCCAAAGATACATTTAAACTTGCAAACAAATTTCCTTAGAGGGGAATTATAACATGCAAGCACTATAAGTTCAGTGTATTATTATTAGTACTGCATAGCAAATTAGCAATCCAGTTCATTCATAAATAAGATTTCAACACACCATTGGTATAAAATATCGTACATAGTTCCGAGGTCTACATGCCTCGCCTGATCCTGAATTTGACCCATAAATATATTTCAGAGACACAACTGTAAATATATTAAGTAAGAGCAGaggtgactgttgctgctgttttgCCGGCAAGAGGGCATGCATCTGTGCATACAGCAGCCACGGACTAAGCATTCCTTCACCAGTAGTAAGGTGTTCTTACCCTTGCATTCTTTGTCCCCAAATAAGAAATAAGAGGACTCTGTCTCCTGCCGCCATAGGGGGTCATCTGCCCATGTGATTCTCCACCGCATTATGGTCTTATCAAACGATGGTGAAGTCGGACTAATAACTAACCATAGTGGTGAGGTCTTTGCGGTGCATTCCTGGGCCTAGCGAGTCGAGCACCTGGATACACTGCACCTTGGTATTTTTAACTGCTAGGTACCAATAAAGTCTTCAATGTTTATTCATGCAACAGCTAGAACGAATATCTGAAAATAGGCATTTTTTTAGTTTAGGTCCCATCTATACAAACATCCGTCCTCGATTGAATTAATAGTAATATGTACGGAACTGAGGCTCACCATATCTTGGTGCGTCACCATATCTTGGTGCGTCATCCTGT
Above is a window of Triticum dicoccoides isolate Atlit2015 ecotype Zavitan chromosome 5B, WEW_v2.0, whole genome shotgun sequence DNA encoding:
- the LOC119307699 gene encoding uncharacterized protein LOC119307699 isoform X8; translation: MLCSPTPSFCLFDSVWSRSSCCSRPLVPSFHGCAAARGPPYASPRSYGSRVSCSGDMVCSVWRCLRGSRRCCVSCVAAANGSGRSETGGPCSPTHRRPEWFRFFEGEGGAKGDGSNKSESKRTDSMSCHEEFEAVRRHKSRVLNYVKAMLMCKSLRVTSSMAIIFPPTSFRPWRPGQRSRT
- the LOC119307699 gene encoding uncharacterized protein LOC119307699 isoform X4 — its product is MLCSPTPSFCLFDSVWSRSSCCSRPLVPSFHGCAAARGPPYASPRSYGSRVSCSGDMVCSVWRCLRGSRRCCVSCVAAANGSGRSETGGPCSPTHRRLFSDQLKMNFLKEKEVRKGMGATSLNRRVKEVEPEEVQGRIMVACGWLVQGNFRAGAAARVPEQAPRHWRSVGRILETKVRLYLVSLADP
- the LOC119307699 gene encoding uncharacterized protein LOC119307699 isoform X5, translated to MLCSPTPSFCLFDSVWSRSSCCSRPLVPSFHGCAAARGPPYASPRSYGSRVSCSGDMVCSVWRCLRGSRRCCVSCVAAANGSGRSETGGPCSPTHRRLFSDQLKMNFLKEKEVRKGMGATSLNRRVKEVEPEEVQGRIMVACGWLVQGNFRAGAAARVPEQAPRHWRSVGRILETKPGRSVNI
- the LOC119307699 gene encoding uncharacterized protein LOC119307699 isoform X7, producing the protein MLCSPTPSFCLFDSVWSRSSCCSRPLVPSFHGCAAARGPPYASPRSYGSRVSCSGDMVCSVWRCLRGSRRCCVSCVAAANGSGRSETGGPCSPTHRRLFSDQLKMREGGAKGDGSNKSESKRTDSMSCHEEFEAVRRHKSRVLNYVKAMLMCKSLRVTSSMAIIFPPTSFRPWRPGQRSRT
- the LOC119307696 gene encoding probable inactive purple acid phosphatase 1, encoding MVRNYRLLDEMRLWVVVIWLFVCAAALPGGEQPLSRIAVERTTLAIDDSVHVKASPLVLGLKGENSEWVEVEFFHPNPSDDDWIGVFSPANFSDAICEPENERQQPPVLCTAPIKYQFAKFKNDGYNRSGKGNLKLQLINQREDFSFALFSGGLMKPKLIAVSNMVTFANPKAPVYPRLAQGKSWDEMTITWTSGYDIKEAVPFVEWGAKGGSQFLSPAGTLTFNRNSMCGAPARTVGWRHPGYIHTSFLKDLWPDSKYTYRLGHRLPNGTHIWSKLYNFKASPYPGQDSLQQIVIFGDMGKAEADGSNEFNDFQPGSLNTTNQIIKDLENVDMVLHIGDICYANGYLSQWDQFTSQIEPIASTVPYMIGSGNHERDWPGTGSFYGNLDSGGECGVPAQTVFYTPAENRAKFWYATDYGMFRFCIANTEEDWRPGTEQYKFIEQCLSSVDRQKQPWLIFLAHRVLGYSSCTYYETEGTFEEPMGREALQELWQKYKVDLAFYGHVHNYERTCPVYQSQCVVDASDHYSGPFKATTHVVVGGAGASIADSAFTTSNIQWSHFRDFDFGFVKLTAFNHSSLLFEYKKSRDGNVYDHFTISRDYRDVLACSIDNCPRTTLAS
- the LOC119307699 gene encoding uncharacterized protein LOC119307699 isoform X6; its protein translation is MLCSPTPSFCLFDSVWSRSSCCSRPLVPSFHGCAAARGPPYASPRSYGSRVSCSGDMVCSVWRCLRGSRRCCVSCVAAANGSGRSETGGPCSPTHRRLFSDQLKMNFLKEKEVRKGMGATSLNRRVKEVEPEEVQGRIMVACGWLVQGNFRAGAAARVPEQAPRHWRSVGRILETKVRLYLVR